Proteins co-encoded in one Sphingopyxis sp. BE259 genomic window:
- the dapB gene encoding 4-hydroxy-tetrahydrodipicolinate reductase, with translation MTSIGIIGREGRMGVALAAAIAEAGQQRCGIDKGGDVLELASEADVLVDFSSPAALEATLDACIASKKPVVIGTTGLEERHHYLIDDAAADIAVLQTGNTSLGVTLLAHLVREAAARLDPEYDIEIVEMHHRMKVDAPSGTALLLGQAAADGRGIDLAAASERGRDGVTGARGRGNIGFASLRGGTVAGDHDVIFAGPEEMITLSHRAENRMIFARGAVRAALWLTGQQPGRYIMPQVLGLPDR, from the coding sequence CGCGGCGATTGCGGAAGCGGGGCAGCAGCGCTGCGGAATCGACAAGGGCGGCGACGTCCTGGAACTGGCTAGTGAAGCCGACGTCCTCGTCGATTTCTCGTCGCCCGCGGCGCTCGAAGCGACGCTGGACGCCTGCATCGCGTCGAAGAAGCCGGTCGTCATCGGCACGACTGGACTGGAGGAACGCCATCATTATCTGATCGACGATGCCGCCGCCGACATCGCGGTGCTCCAGACCGGCAACACCTCGCTCGGCGTCACGTTGCTCGCACATCTGGTGCGCGAGGCGGCGGCGCGGCTCGATCCCGAATATGACATCGAAATCGTCGAAATGCATCACCGGATGAAGGTCGATGCGCCCAGCGGCACCGCGCTGCTGCTAGGGCAGGCGGCCGCCGACGGACGCGGGATCGACCTTGCCGCGGCTTCCGAGCGCGGCCGCGATGGGGTCACCGGCGCGCGCGGGCGCGGTAACATAGGCTTTGCCAGCCTGCGCGGCGGCACCGTCGCGGGGGATCATGACGTGATCTTTGCCGGGCCGGAGGAAATGATCACTTTGTCGCACCGCGCCGAAAACCGCATGATCTTTGCCCGCGGCGCGGTGCGCGCCGCGCTGTGGCTGACCGGGCAACAGCCGGGGCGCTACATAATGCCGCAGGTGCTGGGGCTGCCCGACCGGTGA
- the nth gene encoding endonuclease III, whose protein sequence is MKKADIFEFYRRLAELNPAPETELAYGNTYQLLVAVVLSAQATDVGVNKATRRLFADVTTPQQMIDLGEDGLKDHIKTIGLFNGKAKNVIALSEILVRDFGGEIPADRDTLVELPGVGRKTANVVMNCAFGAETFAVDTHIFRVGNRTGLAPGKTVLAVEKALEKGTPGPFRVGAHHWLILHGRYICKARTPECWRCPVVDLCRFKPKTAPPKGWQAG, encoded by the coding sequence GTGAAAAAGGCCGATATTTTCGAATTCTACCGCCGCCTTGCCGAACTGAACCCGGCGCCCGAAACCGAACTGGCCTATGGCAACACCTATCAATTGCTCGTGGCGGTGGTGCTGTCGGCGCAGGCGACCGACGTCGGGGTGAACAAGGCGACGCGGCGATTGTTCGCGGACGTGACGACGCCGCAGCAGATGATCGATCTGGGCGAAGATGGCCTGAAGGATCATATCAAGACGATCGGGCTGTTCAATGGCAAGGCGAAAAACGTCATCGCGCTCTCCGAAATCCTCGTCCGCGATTTTGGCGGCGAAATCCCCGCCGACCGCGACACGCTGGTCGAATTGCCGGGGGTCGGGCGCAAGACCGCCAATGTCGTGATGAACTGCGCCTTTGGGGCGGAAACCTTTGCCGTCGACACCCATATTTTTCGCGTCGGCAATCGCACCGGCCTAGCGCCCGGCAAGACCGTGCTGGCGGTCGAAAAGGCGCTGGAGAAAGGCACCCCCGGCCCGTTCCGCGTCGGCGCGCACCATTGGCTGATCCTTCACGGCCGCTACATCTGCAAGGCACGCACGCCGGAATGCTGGCGTTGCCCGGTGGTCGATCTGTGCCGGTTCAAACCAAAGACGGCGCCGCCGAAGGGGTGGCAGGCCGGTTGA